The Paenibacillus wynnii DNA window TAGGAGTACCCACCCTCTGAGGTTAATTCGCGGAGCAGAATCAGACTTTCCCCCCTTGCCATCCGTTCATTTGCAACCAGAAGGATCTGCTTCAGTTCTCCCTTAACCGGTTCAAGCACCACTTTAATTTTGCCGCCGCAGCCCACCGCTTCTCCCCAAGAAAAGTCATCCGGAGACAGCATATCGTACTCTACAATTTCCGGTTGACCCGATGCCCAAATATCAGAAGTCCGCAGCTGTAAATCACTTTCCAGACACCCTGGACTAAGACTGCCCATTGACCCATTTTCAACAAACAGCATGACCGCACCGGCTTTGCGATACGAATGCCCCTCTACTCCAATTAGAGAAGCCAATACAGCAGGGGAGTCATTGTTCTTGATGTGCATAACGATATCGTGTATATCCATGAGCAACCCCTCCTTCGGTTGTTGCTATTTGCTTCAATCCTTCTCCAGCATCCCGCGGAACATGAACACGAGCTTCCCGCAACAGATCATTAATTTTTTTGAAATCAACATCCAGCAGTTCGCTTAGCTTCTCAATCCGTAGGTTGCCGTATTCCGGTGGATAAATAGTTTTTTGGCCGTTTCGTTGATATGACCGTCATTCTCTATATAGACCTCCAGCGTATGCAGCATCTCACGGACATACTCTGGTTCCCGGCAGAGCAGGCTTCCAAGGCTTCTATTGCAGTACTTAATCATGAATTCCGAAGGAATTTGCTGGAGCATCAGAGTAATTTCAAGCTGCCGATAATGGACAACATGCTCATTCACTCCCCAATACTGGGGTTTACTTAGACACTCCTTAACTTCAGCAAAAGCTTCTTTTAGACCTTCGGCCTTAGCCTTACGGCTGCTAATAGCCGCTTTTGGATAATAACCAGGTTCATACTTCAGCTTTTGAAAACATTCGCTTATGATGGCCTGTAATTTCGCAGGGTTGTATTTATCCACTGGATAAATCGATAGCAACCCTTCATCTACAAGAACATGTATCCCCTTCATTTCCTGCAACAGTGGATCCTCCATATACTCTTCTTTCAAGTGATACAGCTCACCCTTCCGGGATTCCCCCAAGCTCGACACATCTGTTAACAAAAGCTGAAAAGGCGATTGAAGAAGCTCAATATCCAGCTTGGCGGCTGCTTGTGCCAGTTCCGCACTAGAGAACCCCCCGTTCAAGCAACGTTTGAGCAGAGCGCTGAATTCCCTCTGTGAATCAGGCTCGAAGGAACTTTCGTACCCTGTTTGAATATGGAAAGAAATCAGTTCGGCCCCTTGAACAAATAAGCTCTCTTCAACGGGAAGCAGCAGCGGGTCAATATCGAAATACAGCAGATACCCGAGGCATTCCTCCCCTTGTAAAAGAGGAACTCGAAAACCCGCCCCTTCACCGATACGAATGCGCTGGCTCCGGTTAATCCATGGCCAGTTCGTCAGCAGTTGGGATTCCGGGAACTGTGAGTTATTGTAGAGAACGGCTCCCCGGGAGTTAATTACCGCGAGTGAATGCCCCATCACCTCAGAGATGGAATCCAATAGCGGTTGGCTCCGGCTCGAACGAAGAGCAAATCGCATCAGCTTTCTTTGTTTCTCCATTACCGTCTGCAAGGCATTGTTGCTCCGTGTAAGCTCCGCTCGAAACAAACCGTTCATTTGATCGGAGAAGGTGAATTGAAAAGGCAGCTCAATCAACGGGAAACCTAACAGCTCCGCCTCTGTGATCAGTGCTTCCGGAACGGCATCCCAGAAACGTCCTAGCTTGATACCAAGTCCCGCCGATCCTCGGCGGTTCAAGGTGTGAAGCAAAGCCGACGCTTCTTCCAG harbors:
- a CDS encoding PucR family transcriptional regulator; translated protein: MHLTVEEALSIYPLSEAKLIAGARGKHRIVKSINVMDAPDISDWIKEGEMLLTTAYLIKDNLEEASALLHTLNRRGSAGLGIKLGRFWDAVPEALITEAELLGFPLIELPFQFTFSDQMNGLFRAELTRSNNALQTVMEKQRKLMRFALRSSRSQPLLDSISEVMGHSLAVINSRGAVLYNNSQFPESQLLTNWPWINRSQRIRIGEGAGFRVPLLQGEECLGYLLYFDIDPLLLPVEESLFVQGAELISFHIQTGYESSFEPDSQREFSALLKRCLNGGFSSAELAQAAAKLDIELLQSPFQLLLTDVSSLGESRKGELYHLKEEYMEDPLLQEMKGIHVLVDEGLLSIYPVDKYNPAKLQAIISECFQKLKYEPGYYPKAAISSRKAKAEGLKEAFAEVKECLSKPQYWGVNEHVVHYRQLEITLMLQQIPSEFMIKYCNRSLGSLLCREPEYVREMLHTLEVYIENDGHINETAKKLFIHRNTATYGLRS